A single genomic interval of Adhaeribacter pallidiroseus harbors:
- a CDS encoding metal-dependent hydrolase: MNVTYLGHSCFLFDFDGTKVLTDPFITYNALAKNIDKEAITCDYILLSHGHQDHMADAEFFLKKDNATLVAIYDIAEWFKEKGIENLVHLNIGGKTALPFGLVKMVTAVHSSVLPDGSYGGNPAGYVIQTKDKVIYFAGDTALTYDMKLIADRFKKVDVAFLPIGDALTMDIEDAVVAADWVNADKIIGMHYDTFPNIQLNKEAASQTAQQANKKLVLLAIGETTTI, encoded by the coding sequence ATGAACGTAACGTATCTGGGCCATTCTTGTTTTTTATTTGATTTTGATGGTACGAAAGTACTTACTGACCCATTTATCACGTACAATGCATTAGCCAAAAACATTGATAAAGAAGCTATTACTTGCGATTACATTCTTTTATCACATGGCCACCAAGACCACATGGCGGATGCTGAGTTTTTTTTAAAAAAAGATAACGCCACCTTAGTTGCGATCTACGATATTGCCGAATGGTTTAAAGAAAAAGGTATAGAAAATTTAGTGCACCTGAATATTGGCGGTAAAACCGCGCTGCCTTTTGGTTTGGTAAAAATGGTTACGGCCGTGCACTCCAGTGTTCTTCCCGATGGATCCTATGGAGGTAATCCGGCAGGTTACGTGATACAAACGAAAGATAAGGTAATTTACTTTGCGGGGGATACGGCTTTAACTTACGACATGAAGCTGATTGCCGACCGGTTTAAAAAAGTGGATGTTGCTTTTCTGCCCATTGGCGATGCTTTAACCATGGATATAGAAGATGCCGTAGTGGCCGCAGACTGGGTAAATGCAGATAAGATAATAGGGATGCATTACGATACTTTTCCGAATATTCAGCTAAATAAAGAAGCGGCTTCACAAACTGCCCAGCAAGCAAACAAAAAATTGGTTTTACTTGCAATTGGCGAAACTACAACCATATAA
- a CDS encoding ParB/RepB/Spo0J family partition protein, producing MSENKNQIKKKGGLGRGLNALITGSYDKKEETANTPEVAVNAIAGIPIQSVQTNPFQPRTHFDKEALEELAESIKVQGIIQPITVRKLSENTYQLISGERRLQASKLANLEVIPAFIRQANDQQMLEMALIENIQRENLNAIEIALSYQRLLSECNLKQEELGDRVGKKRTTVTNYLRLLKLPPDIQVGLRDSKIGMGHARALINISDIDKQLEVYKRIVAEDLSVRKVEELVRQLSIENTSKPEPAKPELSEHPQAGEIKRVETRLSTHFGTKIQVKSNAAGKGEIKIPFLSVDDLNRILEILNY from the coding sequence ATGTCTGAAAATAAAAACCAAATAAAGAAAAAAGGAGGATTGGGTCGGGGATTGAATGCCCTTATTACCGGAAGTTACGACAAGAAAGAAGAAACTGCAAATACCCCCGAAGTGGCAGTTAACGCCATTGCTGGTATTCCCATCCAATCTGTTCAAACCAATCCCTTTCAGCCCCGTACTCATTTTGACAAGGAAGCTTTAGAAGAACTAGCCGAATCTATTAAAGTTCAAGGCATTATCCAGCCCATAACAGTTCGTAAACTATCCGAAAACACGTACCAGTTAATTTCGGGCGAGCGCCGCTTACAAGCTTCTAAACTAGCTAATTTAGAGGTCATTCCCGCCTTTATCCGGCAAGCCAACGACCAACAAATGTTGGAAATGGCTTTAATTGAAAATATCCAGCGGGAAAACCTGAATGCCATAGAGATAGCCCTCTCCTACCAACGATTACTCAGTGAATGCAATTTAAAACAAGAAGAACTAGGCGATCGGGTTGGTAAAAAAAGAACGACCGTTACCAATTACCTACGCTTACTAAAACTGCCACCCGATATTCAAGTTGGTTTACGGGATAGTAAAATTGGCATGGGGCACGCCCGGGCCCTCATTAATATTTCCGACATAGATAAGCAACTGGAAGTTTACAAACGAATTGTAGCGGAAGACTTATCGGTGCGTAAGGTAGAAGAACTGGTTCGTCAGCTCAGTATTGAGAATACTTCGAAGCCTGAACCTGCTAAACCGGAGTTATCAGAACATCCACAAGCCGGCGAAATTAAAAGAGTAGAAACGCGGTTATCTACGCACTTCGGCACCAAAATTCAAGTTAAATCCAACGCGGCAGGTAAAGGTGAAATCAAAATTCCTTTTCTTTCGGTAGATGATTTAAACCGGATCCTGGAAATTTTAAATTATTAA
- a CDS encoding DUF5683 domain-containing protein has translation MKRIRFLVVISLLCYFCILTVKGQTITTSSDSTVVTTTKTTPDSLSRGLLGTLKSWDKPSRAALYSTIIPGAGQFYNKSYWKIPIIYAGGITIGFFFNKWHKNYLLFRSSLAVATDGDSTTVDVFAARFTNDKGVTDEDRHLQYLSRGVENYRRYRDYNIIFGLLLLGLNVSEAYVDAHLKGFDISDELSFKVEPSIIQGPGFQYAPGVAFKFNLNN, from the coding sequence ATGAAGCGGATCCGGTTTCTAGTAGTAATAAGCTTGCTGTGTTACTTTTGCATCTTAACCGTTAAAGGTCAGACAATAACCACCAGCAGCGATTCCACCGTTGTAACTACAACTAAAACTACTCCGGACTCACTTTCCCGTGGCTTATTGGGTACTTTAAAATCCTGGGATAAACCCTCCCGCGCCGCCCTGTATTCTACCATTATTCCGGGCGCTGGTCAATTTTATAACAAAAGTTATTGGAAAATACCCATCATTTATGCTGGGGGTATTACTATCGGCTTTTTTTTTAATAAATGGCACAAGAACTATCTTTTATTTCGATCTTCTCTGGCTGTTGCTACAGATGGAGATTCGACCACTGTGGATGTATTCGCTGCTAGATTTACAAATGATAAAGGAGTTACAGATGAAGACAGACACTTACAGTATTTATCCAGAGGAGTTGAAAATTACCGGCGTTATCGGGACTACAACATAATTTTTGGTTTATTATTACTGGGGCTGAATGTGAGCGAAGCCTACGTGGATGCCCATTTAAAAGGCTTTGATATAAGCGACGAATTATCCTTTAAAGTTGAACCCTCCATTATTCAGGGACCAGGCTTTCAATATGCTCCCGGAGTTGCTTTTAAATTTAATTTAAATAACTAA
- the yidC gene encoding membrane protein insertase YidC produces MEKNQAVGLVIISVLLIVYMTFFAPKAPPKPAQEQQTTTASTNFSTIITPATIPDSVRAKTLGEFGALAQGTAQEVILENKNLRITLSNKGGKVDEVLLKNYKTWDKKPLILFDKVSSYADITFLTNSGKAIRLSDLYFKAQPVTNQNGAQVLAFSAEVGAGQSINQTYTLASDGFTLDYKVNFKGLNQIVANKPLTFNWNDRLKKTEFDLKQNRDHSRLNVMMAEDDFDYLVGKANETDTKKLETPIKWVSNKQNFFSAAIIAKNTFASGDLKVSFNQADTTEVKTFATTLAIPVNDVLGNGGEFTYFFGPNDFTVLKQLPFDFERNLELGWGIFSYVNKLLIIPVFHFLERFISSYGIIIVLLVLFIKTLLFPLTYKSYLSMAKMRVLKPEIDAIKEKNDGDMQKTQSETMKLYSEVGVNPMSGCIPVVLSIPVLFALFNFFPNSIELRQEPFLWAQDLSTYDVFARLPFTIPFYGNHVSMFTLLMTASTILYTWSNNQVNTSIQGPMKFYSYLMPLVFLFVVNSLPAGLSFYYFVANIITFGQQELIKRFVDEDKIREKLISNKEKNKNKQPGGFQKRLQEAMKAASEREAQQKKGSKK; encoded by the coding sequence ATGGAGAAAAATCAAGCAGTAGGCTTAGTTATTATTTCGGTCCTGCTGATCGTATACATGACATTCTTTGCTCCCAAAGCGCCCCCCAAACCCGCTCAGGAACAACAAACTACTACCGCCAGTACCAATTTCAGTACCATTATTACACCCGCTACTATCCCGGATTCTGTTCGGGCTAAAACGCTAGGTGAGTTTGGCGCTTTAGCGCAAGGTACCGCCCAGGAAGTTATTCTGGAGAACAAAAACCTGCGGATTACCTTAAGCAATAAAGGCGGTAAAGTAGACGAAGTATTATTGAAGAACTACAAAACCTGGGATAAAAAGCCTTTAATTTTATTTGATAAAGTAAGTAGTTACGCCGACATAACTTTTCTAACGAATTCCGGTAAAGCTATCCGGTTGTCTGATTTATATTTTAAAGCCCAGCCCGTTACAAATCAGAACGGAGCCCAGGTTTTAGCCTTTAGCGCGGAGGTAGGAGCGGGTCAATCAATCAATCAAACGTATACTTTAGCCTCTGATGGTTTTACTTTAGATTACAAGGTTAATTTTAAAGGATTAAATCAAATAGTTGCTAATAAACCTTTGACTTTCAATTGGAATGATCGTTTAAAAAAAACCGAATTTGACTTAAAACAAAACCGGGATCATTCGCGCTTAAACGTGATGATGGCCGAAGATGATTTTGACTATTTAGTAGGGAAAGCTAATGAAACCGATACAAAAAAATTAGAGACGCCTATTAAATGGGTATCGAACAAGCAAAACTTTTTTTCGGCTGCTATTATAGCTAAAAATACTTTCGCCAGCGGTGATTTAAAAGTTAGCTTTAATCAGGCCGATACCACCGAGGTAAAAACCTTTGCCACTACCCTGGCTATTCCGGTGAACGATGTACTTGGGAATGGAGGTGAATTTACTTACTTTTTTGGCCCGAATGACTTTACCGTCTTAAAGCAACTACCTTTTGACTTTGAGCGAAACCTAGAATTAGGTTGGGGTATTTTTTCTTATGTAAACAAGTTATTGATTATTCCGGTGTTCCACTTTTTGGAGCGTTTTATTAGCAGTTACGGTATTATAATCGTTTTACTGGTATTGTTTATAAAAACTTTGTTGTTTCCATTAACCTACAAGTCTTACCTCTCTATGGCTAAAATGCGGGTTTTGAAACCCGAGATTGATGCCATTAAAGAAAAAAACGACGGGGACATGCAGAAAACGCAATCGGAAACCATGAAGCTTTACAGCGAAGTAGGAGTTAATCCCATGAGCGGCTGTATTCCGGTGGTGCTTTCGATTCCGGTTTTATTTGCCTTATTTAACTTCTTCCCGAACTCGATTGAATTAAGGCAAGAGCCATTCTTATGGGCGCAGGATCTTTCGACGTACGATGTATTTGCCCGCTTACCGTTTACTATTCCCTTTTATGGTAACCACGTGAGTATGTTTACCCTCTTAATGACGGCCTCTACCATCTTGTATACTTGGTCAAATAACCAGGTAAACACCAGTATTCAAGGACCAATGAAGTTTTATTCTTACTTAATGCCTTTGGTGTTTTTGTTTGTGGTAAACTCTTTACCGGCTGGCTTAAGCTTTTATTACTTTGTAGCCAACATTATTACCTTCGGACAGCAAGAGTTAATTAAACGCTTTGTAGACGAAGATAAAATCCGGGAAAAACTTATTTCTAATAAAGAGAAAAACAAAAACAAACAGCCCGGTGGTTTCCAAAAACGCTTGCAAGAAGCCATGAAAGCGGCCTCTGAGCGGGAAGCCCAACAGAAAAAAGGCAGTAAAAAATAG
- a CDS encoding CTP synthase → MESKYIFVTGGVTSSLGKGIISASLAKLLQARGFSVTIQKFDPYINIDPGTLNPYEHGECFVTDDGAETDLDLGHYERFLNIPTSQANNVTTGKIYNHVITQERQGAYLGKTVQVVPHITDEIKRRLLLLGQTGEYDIVITEIGGCVGDIESLPFIEAVRQLRWELPQSDSLVIHLTLLPYLKAAGELKTKPTQHSVKALSEAGVQPDILVCRSEHPIPLEMRKKIALFCNVKVNSVIESLDAETIYDVPLMMKKEKLDDRVIKKLKLSGKHELNLDSWKEFLGRLKNPTEEVHIALVGKYVELPDAYKSIIEAFIHGGAANECKVRIKTIQSEYLTRDNIDMLLGKSDGVLVAPGFGSRGFEGKLEAIKYVRERNVPFLGICLGMQCAAVEFARNVLGLSDAASTEMNPNTINPVIDLMEDQKDVTQKGGTMRLGSYICELRKGSRAQHIYGKTKISERHRHRYEFNNKYLQAFEENGMLATGINPDTNLVEVIELQNHPWFVAAQYHPELKSTVLNPHPLFVKFIKAAIQHTKTKNDYLKG, encoded by the coding sequence ATGGAATCTAAATATATTTTTGTTACGGGGGGTGTTACTTCCTCGCTCGGTAAAGGCATTATTTCCGCTTCACTTGCCAAATTATTACAAGCCAGAGGCTTTTCCGTGACCATCCAAAAATTCGATCCTTACATTAACATCGACCCCGGTACCTTAAATCCTTACGAACACGGCGAGTGTTTTGTAACCGACGATGGCGCTGAAACCGACTTGGACTTGGGTCATTACGAGCGTTTTTTAAATATTCCTACTTCGCAGGCCAATAATGTTACCACGGGTAAAATTTACAACCACGTAATTACCCAGGAGCGCCAAGGGGCCTATTTAGGCAAAACGGTGCAGGTGGTTCCGCACATCACCGACGAGATTAAGCGCCGGTTGTTGTTGCTGGGCCAAACCGGGGAGTACGACATTGTGATTACGGAAATTGGTGGTTGCGTAGGCGATATTGAATCGCTGCCCTTTATCGAAGCGGTTCGGCAACTGCGTTGGGAATTACCGCAGTCCGATTCTTTGGTGATCCATTTAACCTTGCTGCCTTACTTAAAAGCAGCCGGCGAATTAAAAACCAAGCCTACCCAACACTCCGTGAAAGCGCTTTCGGAAGCCGGGGTACAACCGGATATTCTGGTGTGCCGCTCCGAACATCCGATCCCGCTGGAGATGCGCAAGAAAATTGCGTTGTTCTGCAACGTAAAAGTGAACTCGGTCATCGAATCGCTGGATGCCGAAACCATTTACGACGTGCCGCTGATGATGAAAAAAGAAAAGCTCGACGATCGGGTAATCAAAAAATTAAAATTATCGGGTAAACACGAATTAAACCTGGATTCCTGGAAAGAGTTTTTGGGTCGTTTAAAAAATCCGACGGAAGAAGTACATATTGCTTTAGTAGGGAAATACGTTGAGCTACCCGATGCTTATAAATCTATTATCGAAGCTTTTATTCACGGAGGCGCCGCCAACGAGTGCAAAGTCCGGATTAAAACCATTCAATCCGAATACCTCACCCGCGATAATATTGATATGCTCTTGGGCAAAAGCGACGGGGTTTTAGTAGCTCCGGGCTTTGGGAGTCGTGGCTTTGAAGGCAAGCTGGAAGCTATTAAATACGTGCGGGAGCGTAACGTTCCGTTTTTGGGAATTTGCCTGGGCATGCAATGCGCCGCGGTGGAGTTTGCCCGTAATGTTTTGGGTTTATCCGATGCTGCTTCTACCGAAATGAACCCCAATACCATTAATCCGGTTATTGATTTAATGGAGGATCAGAAAGATGTAACGCAGAAAGGTGGTACTATGCGGTTGGGTTCCTATATTTGTGAGTTAAGAAAAGGAAGCCGGGCGCAGCATATCTACGGTAAAACGAAAATTAGTGAACGGCACCGCCACCGCTACGAGTTCAATAATAAATATTTGCAAGCATTTGAAGAAAACGGCATGTTGGCCACGGGCATTAACCCCGACACTAACCTGGTAGAAGTGATTGAACTTCAAAACCATCCGTGGTTTGTAGCCGCGCAATACCATCCTGAACTAAAAAGCACTGTTTTAAATCCGCATCCGCTATTTGTAAAATTTATAAAAGCGGCCATACAACACACCAAAACTAAAAACGATTATTTAAAAGGTTAG
- a CDS encoding ABC transporter substrate-binding protein — protein sequence MALISGCKNQRTQATNNKVFRYNQPESLTSLDPAYARNQGNIWAVTQLYNGLVELDQQLKPAPAIARSWEISPDGKRYVFHLRSDVYFHDHPVFSQGQGRKVTAADFVYSFKRILEPKTASTGRWVFKGKVLENANGQVSDTCFKAQNDSTLFIYLKEPFIPFLGILSMPYAFVLPFEGVKLYGKDFRSNPIGTGPFRFKLWDEENAIILHKNPHYWKKDASGKPLPYLDAVQISFINDRKLEFLTFQQGKIDFLSGVKGSSKDLIFNPDGTVQQDFAGKFRIQKMPYLDTEYIGFQLDLKNLPENNAAFRDKRVRQALNYAINKPALIMYYRNSLGIPGYSGMVPPPLPSFNYKVVGGYSYNPAKARQLLEKAGYGLKNSLRLRLNTVAEHKEIAEYMQKNWAEVGVQVDISISQFPAHQEAVDNGRSGFFMKSWFGDYPDAENFLALFYSPNFSPAGPNKTHFKNTTYDRLYEQARLEQNEQKRFALYQAMDKIVVEEVPVIVLFYDEVVRLTQNNIKGLQADAMNNLKLEKVDKI from the coding sequence TTGGCTTTAATCAGTGGCTGCAAAAACCAGCGCACCCAAGCTACAAACAACAAAGTATTTCGTTATAATCAGCCGGAATCTTTAACTTCTCTGGACCCAGCTTACGCTCGCAACCAGGGTAATATTTGGGCGGTAACGCAATTGTATAACGGATTAGTGGAACTGGATCAGCAATTAAAACCGGCTCCGGCTATTGCCCGATCCTGGGAAATCTCCCCGGATGGTAAAAGGTATGTATTTCACCTGCGTTCCGATGTTTATTTTCACGACCATCCGGTGTTTAGCCAAGGGCAAGGCCGGAAAGTTACCGCTGCTGATTTTGTGTATTCCTTTAAACGCATTCTGGAGCCTAAAACAGCCAGTACCGGTAGGTGGGTTTTTAAGGGGAAAGTGCTGGAGAATGCTAATGGGCAAGTTTCAGATACGTGTTTTAAAGCGCAGAACGATAGCACATTATTCATTTATCTAAAAGAGCCTTTTATCCCGTTCTTAGGTATTTTGAGTATGCCTTATGCCTTTGTATTGCCTTTTGAAGGTGTAAAGTTATATGGCAAAGATTTTAGAAGCAATCCGATTGGTACCGGACCTTTTCGGTTTAAATTATGGGACGAAGAGAATGCTATAATACTCCATAAAAATCCCCATTACTGGAAAAAAGATGCCAGCGGTAAACCTTTGCCCTACCTGGATGCGGTACAGATCTCGTTTATTAATGACCGTAAATTAGAATTTTTAACTTTTCAGCAAGGAAAAATTGATTTTTTATCTGGCGTAAAAGGTAGTTCTAAAGATTTGATTTTTAACCCGGATGGTACTGTGCAGCAAGATTTCGCCGGTAAGTTCCGGATACAAAAAATGCCTTACTTAGATACCGAATACATTGGCTTTCAATTAGATTTGAAGAACCTACCGGAAAATAATGCCGCCTTCCGGGACAAACGCGTTCGGCAAGCTTTGAACTACGCGATTAACAAGCCAGCTTTAATTATGTATTACCGCAATAGTTTGGGTATTCCGGGGTACTCAGGCATGGTGCCGCCACCTTTACCTTCTTTTAATTATAAAGTTGTTGGTGGCTATAGCTACAATCCTGCTAAAGCCCGCCAATTATTGGAAAAAGCCGGTTATGGCTTAAAAAATAGCTTACGTTTGCGTTTAAATACCGTGGCGGAGCACAAAGAAATTGCCGAATATATGCAGAAAAACTGGGCGGAAGTGGGCGTACAAGTTGATATAAGCATTAGTCAATTTCCGGCGCACCAGGAAGCCGTAGATAATGGCCGCTCAGGCTTTTTCATGAAATCTTGGTTTGGTGATTACCCGGATGCAGAGAATTTTCTAGCGTTGTTTTACAGTCCTAACTTTTCGCCGGCGGGCCCAAATAAAACACATTTTAAAAATACCACTTATGATCGCTTATATGAGCAAGCCCGGCTGGAGCAAAATGAACAAAAACGGTTTGCCTTGTACCAAGCCATGGATAAGATTGTAGTAGAAGAAGTGCCGGTAATAGTCTTATTTTACGATGAGGTTGTCCGGCTTACCCAAAACAATATAAAAGGGCTGCAAGCCGATGCTATGAATAACTTAAAATTAGAAAAAGTAGATAAAATCTGA
- a CDS encoding TonB-dependent receptor domain-containing protein encodes MKTLFTLVILLFSVHLLHAQAAHPGKITGLLTDSVTAKPIAFANAALQQENKLITGATTDAAGAFVIANVPLGKYQLVLSFVGYKSKTLPVILTPEKTELDLSGVKLSPDTKILSGITVTGQKALVEDKGDRLVYNAEKDISNAGGTAADVLRKVPTLTVDLDGNVQMRGNSNLKILINGKPSAMMARNLADALRQMPANVIKSVEVITSPGAKYDAEGSAGVINIITKKGLQGFNGSTNITAGNYNRSVGTNLNLKKKKIGLTLSANGYQYRNQWEIQSTRTTLFNNNPVNILNQSSKADNTGTGGYGEMSFDYDPDSLSRINFSANVWGGNYPNNSTLLNRLTNPAGQELQAFRNDRRFRNPYGNGQLDLGYTKNFKKPDQEFAFLTQFSRMPDNYFYDTDSYSMAELLTYRQHSSNYSRNKEYTVQTDYTHPFTLKSRRDTASIKLEVGAKGILRDIGSEYRVEESVDGAGELIPNPLLSNDFNYKQQVTSGYTALRVDTKRKWGLNIGARLEHTDIEGDFVTNQTKIKNQYNNIIPSITISKGIKTQTIKVSYTQRIQRPLIWYLNPWLNASDTLNVNTGNPYLKPELNHATELGYNLNTKKGLSLNSALYWRFTDNAIEYLTIVDVSGVSFSKPQNIATRQTYGLNLNLSGQPNKNWNLNGGTDIRFVDLRSPAQNQRNDGFIWNLNFNSTYKLPKDYSIQANGNFGSGWISLQGTNSGYYWYGFAGKREFWDKKASLTLGLNNPFKRAIHQTGRQEASTFISDYSSIYVNRSARLTFEWRFGQMNTGGGKQTKKINNDDKGGR; translated from the coding sequence ATGAAAACTCTTTTTACCCTGGTTATCCTGTTGTTTAGTGTTCATTTATTACATGCCCAAGCGGCTCATCCGGGTAAAATTACCGGTCTTCTCACCGATTCGGTTACTGCCAAACCCATTGCTTTTGCCAATGCCGCCTTGCAGCAAGAAAATAAACTTATTACCGGGGCTACCACTGATGCTGCCGGCGCTTTTGTTATCGCTAATGTGCCTTTAGGCAAGTACCAATTAGTGCTTTCTTTTGTGGGCTATAAATCAAAAACATTACCGGTAATTCTCACCCCCGAAAAAACGGAACTAGACCTGAGTGGTGTAAAGTTGAGTCCGGACACCAAAATACTAAGTGGGATAACCGTCACGGGTCAAAAAGCATTGGTGGAAGATAAAGGTGATCGCTTGGTTTATAATGCCGAGAAAGATATTTCGAATGCCGGTGGCACGGCCGCCGATGTGTTACGCAAAGTTCCGACCTTAACCGTTGACCTGGACGGGAACGTGCAGATGCGGGGCAACAGTAATTTAAAAATTTTAATAAACGGCAAACCTTCTGCCATGATGGCCCGCAACCTGGCCGATGCTTTGCGCCAAATGCCCGCCAACGTCATTAAATCCGTAGAAGTAATTACCAGCCCCGGGGCCAAATACGATGCCGAAGGTTCCGCGGGAGTTATTAATATTATCACCAAAAAAGGCCTGCAGGGCTTTAATGGTTCTACTAATATTACCGCTGGTAATTACAACCGGTCGGTGGGTACCAACTTAAACTTAAAGAAAAAGAAAATTGGCTTAACTCTATCGGCTAATGGCTACCAATACCGCAACCAGTGGGAAATTCAATCTACCCGTACGACACTCTTCAATAATAATCCGGTTAACATTTTAAATCAATCGAGCAAAGCTGATAACACCGGCACCGGTGGCTACGGCGAAATGAGTTTTGATTACGACCCGGACTCTTTAAGCCGGATAAATTTTTCGGCTAACGTCTGGGGCGGTAATTACCCCAATAACAGCACTTTGCTAAACCGTTTAACGAATCCGGCCGGTCAGGAACTGCAAGCTTTCCGCAACGATCGCCGGTTCCGTAACCCGTACGGCAACGGTCAATTGGACCTGGGTTACACCAAAAATTTTAAAAAACCGGATCAGGAATTTGCTTTTTTAACGCAGTTCAGCCGCATGCCGGATAATTACTTTTACGACACCGACAGCTACTCCATGGCCGAGCTGCTTACTTACCGGCAACACAGTTCTAATTACAGCCGCAACAAAGAATACACCGTACAAACCGATTACACCCATCCGTTTACGTTAAAAAGCCGCCGCGACACGGCCAGTATAAAGCTGGAAGTGGGAGCCAAAGGCATTTTGCGGGATATCGGCAGTGAATACCGGGTAGAAGAATCGGTGGATGGAGCCGGCGAGTTAATCCCTAATCCCTTGCTATCTAATGATTTTAATTACAAACAACAGGTTACCTCGGGTTACACCGCTTTGCGCGTGGATACCAAACGGAAATGGGGTTTAAACATTGGGGCTCGCCTGGAACACACCGATATCGAAGGCGATTTTGTAACCAATCAAACCAAAATTAAAAATCAGTACAATAATATCATACCCAGCATAACCATCTCCAAAGGAATTAAAACCCAAACCATAAAAGTAAGTTATACCCAACGCATTCAGCGGCCTTTAATCTGGTATTTAAACCCTTGGTTAAACGCCAGTGATACTTTAAATGTGAACACCGGCAACCCTTACCTGAAACCCGAATTAAACCACGCTACCGAACTCGGCTATAACCTGAACACCAAAAAAGGATTATCCTTAAACTCGGCTCTGTACTGGCGCTTTACCGATAATGCCATTGAATACCTGACAATCGTAGATGTTTCCGGCGTTTCGTTCAGTAAACCGCAGAACATTGCGACGCGCCAAACCTACGGTTTAAACCTAAACTTATCTGGGCAACCCAACAAAAACTGGAACTTAAACGGCGGAACCGATATTCGATTTGTGGATTTACGCAGCCCGGCTCAAAACCAACGAAACGATGGCTTTATCTGGAATTTAAACTTTAACAGTACTTACAAACTTCCGAAAGATTACTCGATCCAGGCCAACGGTAATTTTGGATCGGGGTGGATTAGTTTACAGGGTACCAACTCGGGTTATTACTGGTACGGCTTTGCGGGTAAGCGCGAATTCTGGGATAAAAAAGCCAGCTTAACTTTAGGCTTGAATAATCCCTTTAAACGAGCCATTCACCAAACCGGCCGCCAGGAAGCCAGCACTTTCATCAGCGATTACAGTTCTATCTACGTGAACCGTTCCGCGCGGCTTACTTTTGAATGGCGTTTCGGACAAATGAACACCGGTGGCGGCAAGCAAACAAAAAAAATCAACAACGACGACAAAGGCGGAAGGTAA
- a CDS encoding ParA family protein produces MGKIIAVANQKGGVGKTTSAINLAASLAALEYKTLLVDADPQANATSGIGYDPKDISTSIYECMVDGINAADIIISSSIDFLDLIPSHIDLVGAEVEMINLPNREEKMKEALTPIKDKYDFIIIDCSPSLGLITVNSLTAANSVIIPVQCEYFALEGLGKLLNTIKIIQSRLNQELEIEGILLTMYDVRLRLSNQVVEEVKLHFQQMVFDTIIPRNVKLSESPSFGLPAIMHDADSKGAISYLNLAREIVEKNAVVQAR; encoded by the coding sequence ATGGGAAAAATAATTGCAGTAGCCAATCAAAAAGGCGGTGTAGGCAAAACTACTTCAGCTATTAACCTGGCGGCAAGCCTGGCAGCTTTGGAGTACAAAACTTTGTTGGTAGATGCCGACCCACAGGCTAATGCTACGTCAGGTATCGGATACGATCCAAAAGATATTTCTACCAGCATTTACGAGTGCATGGTCGACGGCATTAATGCGGCTGACATCATTATATCGTCATCTATTGATTTTTTAGACCTTATTCCCTCGCACATTGATTTGGTTGGGGCTGAAGTAGAGATGATTAACCTGCCTAACCGGGAGGAAAAGATGAAGGAAGCCCTTACTCCTATTAAGGATAAGTACGACTTTATCATTATTGATTGTTCGCCTTCCCTAGGGTTAATCACCGTAAATTCGCTTACGGCTGCCAATTCCGTTATTATCCCGGTTCAATGCGAATATTTTGCCCTGGAAGGTTTAGGTAAACTATTAAACACAATTAAAATTATTCAATCGCGTTTAAATCAGGAATTGGAGATTGAAGGCATTCTGCTTACCATGTATGATGTGCGACTCCGGTTATCGAACCAGGTAGTAGAAGAAGTTAAACTGCACTTTCAGCAAATGGTATTTGATACCATTATTCCGCGTAATGTGAAATTAAGCGAATCGCCTAGTTTTGGCTTGCCGGCTATTATGCACGATGCCGATAGCAAAGGAGCCATCAGTTATTTGAACCTGGCCCGCGAAATTGTGGAAAAAAACGCGGTTGTTCAAGCACGATAA